In the Alkaliphilus oremlandii OhILAs genome, one interval contains:
- a CDS encoding flavodoxin, protein MKKLMVIYWSGTGNTEKMAEAIAQGAKIDGVEVQLKNVRDASAEDVFSAEAVALGCPSMGAEELEDGEMEPFVESLNSEKIKDKPVVLFGSYDWGDGQWMRNWESRMKDYGANVIAEGLIVNSTPDASGLNQCRELGEKLANY, encoded by the coding sequence ATGAAAAAACTAATGGTTATTTATTGGAGCGGTACAGGAAATACAGAAAAAATGGCAGAGGCAATTGCCCAAGGTGCTAAAATAGATGGCGTAGAAGTTCAATTAAAAAACGTAAGGGATGCATCGGCAGAAGATGTTTTTAGTGCAGAGGCTGTAGCGCTGGGTTGCCCATCCATGGGTGCTGAAGAATTGGAAGATGGTGAAATGGAGCCTTTTGTAGAATCATTAAATAGTGAAAAGATAAAAGATAAACCCGTTGTTCTTTTTGGATCCTACGATTGGGGCGATGGCCAATGGATGAGAAATTGGGAATCCAGAATGAAGGATTATGGTGCCAATGTCATTGCAGAAGGCTTGATTGTCAATTCGACACCGGATGCATCTGGATTAAATCAATGTAGAGAACTAGGGGAAAAATTAGCGAATTATTAG
- a CDS encoding DUF3793 family protein, translating to MTKIRRKHIMIIRIIINKKEGADMANCTKQCLLLEKNEEDVFVKMIIQMLGPVLLGEKPSEIISFPNEEGVGLHRIKSIFDHCHKISYREFIAFNGCRKILFYNDNLLNETLRDQRNLNFLKKIGYRAEYNVQDYLDHLIGKIEKEHLPHEIGIFLGYPLKDVIGFMGHPALKLTKINGWNVYGDSRLSDEQYAKFNRAKQQIQRMLEENSPETIVQRAS from the coding sequence TTGACAAAAATAAGAAGAAAACATATTATGATAATAAGAATCATTATCAACAAAAAAGAAGGTGCGGATATGGCAAATTGTACAAAACAATGTTTACTTTTAGAGAAAAATGAAGAGGATGTATTTGTTAAAATGATTATTCAAATGTTAGGCCCTGTTTTATTGGGTGAAAAACCATCTGAGATTATAAGCTTTCCCAACGAGGAAGGTGTGGGCTTACATAGGATAAAAAGCATTTTTGACCATTGTCATAAAATTTCTTATAGGGAGTTTATTGCTTTTAATGGATGCAGAAAAATATTGTTTTATAACGACAATTTGTTGAATGAAACCTTAAGAGATCAAAGAAATTTAAACTTTTTGAAAAAGATAGGTTACCGAGCAGAATATAATGTACAGGACTATCTGGATCATCTGATAGGAAAGATTGAAAAAGAACACCTTCCACATGAAATTGGTATTTTTCTAGGATATCCTTTAAAGGATGTGATAGGATTCATGGGTCATCCAGCTTTGAAACTTACAAAGATTAATGGGTGGAATGTTTATGGAGATAGCCGATTGTCCGATGAACAATATGCAAAATTTAATAGGGCAAAGCAACAAATACAGAGAATGCTAGAAGAAAATTCTCCAGAAACTATTGTACAACGAGCATCATAA
- a CDS encoding Gmad2 immunoglobulin-like domain-containing protein yields the protein MDKMRELYEQNQHPFTEGYNCHKYLEGVMMMKIKELHSAKKIIFLLIISILAIGSIVACTREVPPPEKPDGKIEDQEPVEGKNTVEESLKGKIKIVDESTVLPDALEWFNSFDKAVGAYAYEHPDATYIKINTKEQATGGYGIHIKEYTGAEEYTRSIVYEIIEPEKDTMVTQAITYPSVILEISSEGSAQYDVKNTKGETLPTEEKLIFAQLDAPEKNEEISSPFTVKGKIIAFEGAFSVKILDGADRVIHEEHLQADSGGPNWGNFNAEINFKVPESKEGTIEIGEYSAKDGEFLSRYKIPIQFKK from the coding sequence ATGGATAAAATGAGGGAATTGTATGAGCAAAACCAACATCCATTCACAGAGGGATACAATTGCCACAAATATTTAGAAGGAGTGATGATGATGAAAATAAAAGAATTACATAGTGCTAAAAAGATTATTTTTCTGCTAATAATTAGTATACTAGCCATTGGAAGTATTGTAGCTTGTACGAGAGAAGTACCGCCACCAGAAAAGCCCGATGGAAAAATCGAGGATCAGGAACCTGTGGAAGGAAAGAATACGGTGGAAGAAAGTTTAAAGGGTAAGATAAAAATAGTAGATGAATCGACGGTTTTACCAGATGCTTTGGAATGGTTCAATAGCTTCGACAAAGCGGTGGGCGCATATGCTTATGAGCATCCAGATGCTACCTATATCAAAATCAACACAAAGGAACAGGCTACAGGTGGGTACGGTATCCATATCAAAGAATACACTGGGGCGGAAGAATATACAAGAAGTATTGTATATGAAATAATAGAACCCGAAAAGGATACCATGGTTACTCAGGCAATTACATATCCTTCTGTAATTTTAGAAATATCTTCTGAAGGGTCTGCTCAATACGATGTGAAGAATACAAAAGGAGAGACGCTTCCAACCGAGGAAAAACTAATTTTTGCTCAACTGGATGCTCCAGAAAAAAATGAAGAGATCAGCAGCCCTTTCACCGTAAAAGGAAAGATCATAGCATTTGAAGGCGCATTTTCAGTAAAAATTTTAGATGGAGCAGATCGAGTGATTCACGAGGAACATCTACAGGCTGATTCTGGCGGTCCAAATTGGGGAAATTTTAATGCGGAAATAAATTTCAAAGTGCCAGAGAGCAAGGAAGGAACCATAGAGATTGGAGAATACAGTGCAAAGGATGGGGAGTTTCTTTCAAGATATAAAATCCCGATTCAGTTTAAAAAGTAA
- a CDS encoding CsxC family protein, whose product MDHKEVYVNRRNADACPVRYENVIQYEENKVKSFCVDVETETLGDCDNTPVALNPITSGVVAKIPVVLAELSVRFNVRALIDLPEPAIEIKNIKKRIKVTQCMLIQDTNILFIKGFVRKNIDYSTRSCSNYSGVCGDIRHCTVDVPFECTTVVTFNGTAPAPLIPNTASEFEYFRTNHLPNSFAEKDKLLSGDLSEFNQISTEFFNELPFCELISSRIVEFDEYLHRERPHNIHLPVGEKLFTKIEEKMVVILTLKILQNRQVAIGATSAVRPC is encoded by the coding sequence ATGGACCATAAAGAAGTTTATGTTAATAGAAGAAATGCAGATGCATGTCCAGTTCGATATGAAAATGTTATACAATATGAAGAAAATAAGGTTAAATCCTTCTGTGTTGACGTAGAAACAGAAACACTAGGGGATTGTGATAACACACCAGTAGCACTCAATCCAATTACCTCTGGTGTTGTAGCAAAAATTCCCGTTGTCTTAGCAGAATTATCCGTTCGATTTAATGTTAGGGCCTTAATCGATTTACCTGAACCAGCGATTGAAATTAAAAATATTAAAAAGAGAATCAAAGTAACCCAATGTATGCTGATACAAGATACAAACATTCTATTTATTAAAGGATTTGTTCGCAAAAATATAGACTATTCAACTAGAAGCTGTTCCAATTACAGCGGCGTGTGCGGAGATATTCGCCATTGTACAGTAGATGTTCCTTTTGAATGTACCACAGTGGTTACCTTCAACGGTACAGCACCGGCGCCACTGATTCCTAATACAGCATCAGAATTCGAATATTTTAGAACAAACCATCTCCCAAATAGCTTTGCAGAAAAGGATAAGTTATTATCCGGTGATTTATCTGAGTTTAATCAGATCAGTACAGAATTTTTTAATGAATTGCCATTCTGTGAATTGATTAGCTCTAGGATCGTTGAATTTGATGAATATTTACATCGTGAGCGTCCGCATAATATTCACCTTCCTGTAGGCGAAAAGCTCTTTACAAAGATTGAAGAAAAAATGGTTGTAATTCTAACCCTTAAAATATTACAAAATCGTCAGGTAGCAATTGGTGCAACTTCAGCTGTAAGACCTTGCTAA